The following are encoded together in the Coffea arabica cultivar ET-39 chromosome 1c, Coffea Arabica ET-39 HiFi, whole genome shotgun sequence genome:
- the LOC113720768 gene encoding germin-like protein subfamily 1 member 14, whose amino-acid sequence MAVRIHIAAAILALVFTVVHASDPSPLQDFCVAVPDANAGVFVNGKICKDPKIVKPEDFFFPGLNKPGSTANPLGSNVTTVNVNQIPGLNTLGVSLARIDFAPYGLNPPHTHPRATEILVVLEGTLLVGFVTSNPGMNMKNKLFTKVLNPGDVFVFPEGLIHFQFNKGHSNAVAFAGLSSQNPGVITIANAVFGSKPPISRDVLTKAFQVDKNVVKYLQSQFWWDNHYYP is encoded by the exons ATGGCAGTTCGGATCCATATTGCTGCAGCCATCTTGGCACTTGTTTTTACAGTTGTCCATGCATCCGATCCAAGTCCACTGCAGGATTTTTGTGTGGCAGTTCCTGATGCCAATGCCGGAG TATTTGTCAATGGAAAGATATGCAAGGATCCAAAGATTGTGAAACCCGAAGATTTCTTCTTTCCAGGGCTTAACAAGCCTGGAAGCACAGCAAATCCACTCGGGTCGAATGTAACAACAGTTAATGTCAACCAAATTCCAGGACTCAACACTTTAGGTGTTTCCTTAGCACGCATCGATTTTGCGCCATATGGTTTGAACCCTCCCCACACTCACCCCCGTGCTACCGAGATCCTCGTTGTTTTAGAGGGCACTCTTCTTGTTGGTTTCGTTACTTCAAATCCAGGCATGAACATGAAGAATAAGCTCTTCACCAAGGTTTTGAATCCAGGAGATGTGTTTGTGTTCCCTGAAGGCCTCATTCATTTTCAGTTCAATAAGGGACATTCCAATGCTGTTGCTTTTGCTGGTCTAAGCAGCCAGAATCCTGGAGTCATCACCATTGCTAATGCTGTTTTCGGATCAAAGCCTCCCATTTCTCGTGATGTTCTCACTAAAGCATTCCAGGTTGACAAGAATGTCGTCAAATATCTTCAGTCACAATTTTGGTGGGATAACCATTACTACCCATAG
- the LOC113720758 gene encoding germin-like protein subfamily 1 member 14 has protein sequence MAVRIHIAAAILALVFTVVHASDPSPLQDFCVAVPDANAGVFVNGKICKDPKLVKPEDFFFPGLNKPGSTANPLGSNVTAVNVNQIPGLNTLGVSLARIDFAPYGLNPPHIHPRATEVLFVLEGTLVVGFVTSNPGMNMKNKLFTKVLNPGDVFVFPQGLIHFQFNQGHSNAVAFAGLGSQNPVVITIANAVFGSDPPISPDVLTKAFQVGNDVIKKLQSQFWWDNNYP, from the exons ATGGCAGTTCGGATCCATATTGCTGCAGCCATCTTGGCACTTGTTTTTACAGTTGTCCATGCATCCGATCCAAGTCCACTGCAGGATTTTTGTGTGGCAGTTCCTGATGCCAATGCCGGAG TATTTGTCAATGGAAAGATATGCAAGGATCCAAAGCTTGTGAAACCCGAAGATTTCTTCTTTCCAGGGCTTAACAAACCCGGAAGCACAGCAAATCCACTCGGGTCCAATGTAACAGCAGTAAATGTCAACCAAATTCCAGGGCTCAACACTTTAGGTGTTTCCTTAGCGCGCATCGATTTTGCGCCTTATGGTTTGAACCCTCCCCACATTCACCCTCGCGCTACCGAGGTCctctttgttttggagggtacTCTAGTTGTTGGTTTCGTTACTTCAAATCCGGGCATGAACATGAAGAATAAGCTCTTCACCAAGGTTTTGAATCCAGGAGATGTGTTTGTGTTCCCCCAAGGCCTCATTCATTTCCAATTCAACCAAGGACATTCAAATGCTGTTGCTTTTGCTGGTTTAGGCAGCCAGAATCCAGTAGTCATCACCATTGCTAATGCTGTATtcggatcagatcctccaatTTCTCCTGATGTTCTTACCAAAGCATTCCAGGTTGGAAACGATGTCATCAAAAAACTTCAGTCCCAATTTTGGTGGGATAACAACTACCCGTAG
- the LOC113720760 gene encoding germin-like protein subfamily 1 member 14, which translates to MAFRFHIAAAILALVFTIVHASDPSPLQDFCVAVPDANAGVFVNGKICKDPKLVEAKDFFFPGLKEPGSTSNPLGSNVTAVNVNQIPGLNTLGVSLARIDFAPYGLNPPHTHPRATEILVVLEGTLLVGFVTSNPGMNMKNKLFTKVLNPGDVFVFPEGLIHFQFNKGHSNAVAFAGLSSQNPGVITIANAVFGSKPPISRDVLTKAFQVDKNVVKYLQSQFWRDNHYYP; encoded by the exons ATGGCTTTTCGCTTCCACATAGCTGCAGCCATCTTGGCACTTGTTTTTACAATTGTCCATGCTTCTGATCCAAGTCCATTGCAGGATTTTTGTGTCGCAGTTCCTGATGCCAATGCTGGCG TATTTGTCAATGGAAAGATATGCAAGGATCCAAAGCTTGTGGAAGCCAAAGATTTCTTCTTTCCAGGGCTTAAGGAGCCTGGAAGCACATCAAATCCGCTCGGATCGAATGTAACAGCAGTTAATGTCAACCAGATTCCAGGACTCAACACTTTAGGTGTTTCCTTAGCACGCATCGATTTTGCACCTTATGGTTTGAACCCTCCCCACACTCACCCCCGTGCTACCGAGATCCTCGTAGTTTTAGAGGGCACTCTTCTTGTGGGTTTCGTTACTTCGAATCCAGGCATGAACATGAAGAATAAGCTCTTCACCAAGGTTTTGAATCCAGGAGATGTGTTTGTGTTCCCTGAAGGCCTCATTCATTTTCAGTTCAATAAGGGACATTCCAATGCTGTTGCTTTTGCTGGTCTAAGCAGCCAGAATCCTGGAGTCATCACCATTGCTAATGCTGTTTTCGGATCAAAGCCTCCCATTTCTCGTGATGTTCTCACTAAAGCATTCCAGGTTGACAAGAATGTCGTCAAATATCTTCAGTCACAATTTTGGAGGGATAACCACTACTACCCATAA